From a region of the Zingiber officinale cultivar Zhangliang chromosome 4B, Zo_v1.1, whole genome shotgun sequence genome:
- the LOC121975128 gene encoding protein FAR1-RELATED SEQUENCE 5-like: MELSLIESTSCRRLTFDANKDCRDDEFDVIDEGMDSSMLLMSSNPSITEELIPKMGMEFKTEEEAYEFYLKYAKQVGFGIRRSKSHNDKSGKLVDRIFCCSAQGKRGKDKRDVYVKSSRPETRFGCEAKMKISCRKNGNLSVEQFVKEHNHYLSSPNKTHLYRCHRNISSSAAIQIEMASDVGIPPKSSHDLMVRQVGGRENLGFIPEDYKNYLRSKRTRNMRVGDTGGVLEFLQKMQFDDPNFFYAIQVDEDDLITNIFWCDAKMRADYGNFGDVVCFDTTYRKNNEGRPIALFVGVNHHKQSIIFGAALLYDETSLTFEWLFDTFTKAMCEKKPITILTDQDAAMAKALASRWPKTHHRLCIWHIYQNAAIHLSGVFSDFKEFTKDFSSCIYDFDEEEEFISAWKMMLTKYALEDNDWLRRLFRIKEKWALVYGRQMFCADMTTTQRSESMNSILKRYVTYQHKFLDFFNHFQRLLDDRRYEELKADFRSNTSVPCLVYPIEILKHASCVYTPEAYKCFEQEWYKSHDSSVDICEDVDSHTKYKITPHKKSYHHIITLDSSSQKIECSCRKFDFAGILCSHILKIFTMKNIMKIPSEYILKRWTRKAKDGYFGVIDLIANKGSLDPKACTNLRYKELSGLYVQLVTKAAEREDTYKVVKDGLLSMFKMVDERLQVNEPTVQHSIEREFEIGEGNSLGVKGIKTKKKMVSSKRLKGGLDKISKKKKAARKTNQTSTIVKDVEGYYESISSMPNVECQRMINQPTNYSCVQGLSIAETQFPPLLSTQLSQVHSDNGYFQTSNRE; encoded by the exons ATGGAGTTGTCATTGATTGAATCTACGAGTTGTCGTAGGTTGACTTTTGATGCAAATAAAGACTGTCGAGATGATGAGTTTGATGTTATTGATGAGGGTATGGACTCTAGCATGTTATTGATGAGTTCTAATCCATCTATCACAGAAGAATTGATACCAAAAATGGGTATGGAATTTAAAACAGAAGAAGAAGCCtatgaattttatttgaaatatgctaaacaagttgGATTTGGTATAAGAAGGAGCAAAAGCCACAATGATAAATCGGGTAAATTAGTTGACCgaattttttgttgtagtgcacaaGGTAAAAGGGGAAAAGACAAACGAGATGTTTATGTGAAATCAAGTCGTCCTGAAACAAGATTTGGTTGTGAGGCTAAAATGAAGATTAGTTGTCGAAAAAATGGCAACTTATCTGTGGAGCAAtttgttaaagagcataatcattatctttcaaGTCCAAACAAAACTCATCTCTATAGATGTCATAGAAATATATCTTCTTCTGCGGCGATACAAATTGAGATGGCAAGTGATGTGGGAATCCCTCCAAAATcatctcatgatcttatggtgaGACAAGTAGGTGGGAGAGAGAATTTAGGTTTTATTCCTGAAGATTACAAAAACTACTTGCGATCCAAAAGAACAAGAAATATGAGAGTTGGCGATACAGGAGGTGTATtggaatttttacagaaaatgcaGTTTGATGATCCCAACTTTTTTTATGctattcaagttgatgaagatgatttgataaCTAATATTTTTTGGTGTGATGCTAAGATGAGAGCTGATTATGGAAATTTTGGAGATGTTGTTTGCTTTGACACAACCTACAGGAAGAATAATGAAGGTCGTCCAATTGCATTGTTTGTAGGTGTTAATCATCATAAACAATCTATAATTTTTGGTGcagctttattatatgatgaaacaTCTTTGACGTTTGAGTGGTTGTTTGATACATTTACCAAAGCTATGTGTGAGAAAAAACCAATAACTATTCTTACAGATCAAGATGCAGCAATGGCAAAGGCTTTAGCTTCCAGATGGCCTAAAACACATCATCGTTTGTGTATTTGGCACATTTATCAAAATGCCGCAATACATTTAAGTGGAGTTTTTTCTGATTTCAAAGAGTTTACTAAAGATTTTTCTTCatgtatatatgattttgatgaagaggaagagtTTATTTCAGcttggaaaatgatgttgaccAAATATGCACTTGAAGACAATGATTGGTTGAGACGTCTTTTTCGCATAAAGGAAAAATGGGCTTTAGTATATGGACGACAAATGTTTTGTGCGGATatgactacaacccaaagaagtgagagcatgaatagTATTTTGAAAAGATATGTCACTTATCAACATAAGTTTTTAGACTTTTTCAATCACTTCCAAAGATTGCTTGATGATCGTCGATATGAGGAGTTAAAAGCAGATTTTAGATCAAATACAAGTGTTCCATGTTTAGTGTatccaattgaaattttaaagcatgcaagttGTGTTTATACTCCTGAGGCATACAAGTGTTTTGAACAAGAGTGGTACAAATCTCATGATTCTAGTGTAGATatttgtgaggatgttgattCACATACAAAATACAAGATTACTCCTCACAAAAAGAGTTACCATCATATAATTACACTTGATTCATCTAGTCAAAAAATTGAGTGTAGCTGTAGAAAATTTGATTTTGCTGGGATTTTGTGTtctcatattttgaaaatatttacaatgaaaaatatcatgaagatcCCAAGTGAGTATATATTGAAAAGGTGGACACGAAAAGCAAAAGATGGATACTTTGGAGTTATTGATTTAATTGCAAACAAaggtagtttggatccaaaaGCTTGCACCAATTTGCGATACAAAGAATTAAGTGGGTTGTATGTTCAATTGGTTACCAAGGCAGCGGAGAGGGAAGACACATACAAGGTtgttaaagatggtttgttgAGTATGTTCAAGATGGTGGATGAGAGGTTACAAGTTAATGAACCAACTGTCCAACACTCAATTGAAAGAGAGTTCGAAATTGGTGAAGGAAATTCTCTTGGAGTCAAAGGaattaaaacaaagaaaaaaatggTTTCAAGTAAGAGGTTGAAAGGTGGCTTAGATAAgatttcaaagaaaaagaaagcagCAAGAAAAACCAACCAAACTTCAACAATTGTTAAG GATGTAGAAGGGTATTATGAAAGTATATCCAGCATGCCTAATGTAGAATGTCAACggatgatcaatcaa cCTACAAATTATAGCTGCGTTCAAGGTTTGAGTATTGCCGAAACTCAATTTCCACCACTTTTGTCAACACAACTATCTCAGGTTCACTCTGATAATGGTTATTTTCAGACAAGTAATCGGGAATGA